One bacterium genomic window, CCCTATTATATCTACCCGTTAATTAAAAAGGCAAGCTTAAAATTTAAAGCTTATCTTACCCCAAGGGATTTTATAGCAGAGAAATCCCCTGCCTTTATTTTATAAAAGTATAATCCAGAAGAAAGGTTTTGTCCACTATCATTTCTTAAGTCAAAGGAGATTGCCCTATCCTTTTGGGTATATGAGCCTTTAGGTTTATTTCCTGCTTCTATTGTTCTTACCTTTTGTCCGAGGATGTTATAGATTTCAAGGGAGACATTTGAGTCATTTGCTAGCTTGAATGGGATATAG contains:
- a CDS encoding FlgD immunoglobulin-like domain containing protein, translated to YIPFKLANDSNVSLEIYNILGQKVRTIEAGNKPKGSYTQKDRAISFDLRNDSGQNLSSGLYFYKIKAGDFSAIKSLGVR